A genomic window from Eleginops maclovinus isolate JMC-PN-2008 ecotype Puerto Natales chromosome 9, JC_Emac_rtc_rv5, whole genome shotgun sequence includes:
- the ushbp1 gene encoding uncharacterized protein ushbp1 — protein sequence MEDSCLRRCYSLDAGSVCDREVLNLNQHVTFDPEGTDPTANLEPSPAELAQCEVEVGMLLSIIADLNKKMGSLKAPSEPGDLRPSGPSRPLVPDLLSHRLSSGFSERNITSASTSKPPLTDRGGGGVVWTKLEEVLTSVEDSISCKRSWAAPITAADQNKQREHLRAAQESWVKSTQMLEEMELEFGISCPPGLPNEQYQEDILDLEKRDTDLGCSMQSQEELKRAHSTISQMEEEKNKLVGLHKSWRSGCHSPSYRPTAGTLSPDWSSPPFPGSPLLQRRTSRAVTPLSVGGDGSPGGSMKSCSPCPSPIRLESETERLNRCIERLRARNERLTAALERRKGESDQISIKLNRLEADCSALQMALRYCEECEDAYSELLSLYDAKKQQSIPRQTDSAEAVSDRQQPDTEELSTSFSTAGVPEETETQSHTGQRTPDFGVREAVLRQQIERLKTDRAAICLPKPSPGVQSKMSHESGHPAGSRGGHVTKDVAKPPDTKKEKASLFYELISVREEMSDLRALIRLKEKELRCLEWGLMAQKAQDAAGAFIPESFREEAVEDPETKQQRLCENTAQLGSDVEIADPRTRPILKELQAVLQREQALKKRLALVQDSLNSALSDSTSHRKDNGEQTARLTQAHSKALSSYRQIRRKYREQVWRLEQKVAAMTESHHHQSGAPKAAGEALESRREETVL from the exons ATGGAG GATTCCTGCCTACGCCGATGTTACAGCCTGGATGCTGGGTCAGTGTGTGATAGGGAGGTGTTGAACCTAAACCAAcatgtgacctttgaccctgagGGCACTGACCCTACAGCAAACCTGGAGCCTTCCCCAGCTGAACTGGCTCAGTGTGAGGTTGAAGTCGGCATGCTGCTCAGCATCATTGCTGATCTGAACAAGAAGATGGGGTCATTAAAGGCACCAAG TGAACCAGGAGACCTGAGACCATCAGGACCCTCCAGGCCTCTGGTTCCAGACCTCCTGTCCCACAGGCTGTCCAGTGGCTTCTCAGAGAGGAACATCACCTCTGCTTCCACATCTAAACCTCCACTGACCGACCGAG GGGGAGGTGGTGTAGTGTGGACTAAACTGGAGGAGGTTTTAACATCAGTGGAGGACTCCATCAGCTGTAAAAGGTCCTGGGCTGCCCCCATCACAGCTGCTGACCAGAACAAACAAAGGGAGCATTTGAGAGCCGCCCAGGAGAGCTGGGTGAAGTCCACCCAG ATGTTAGAGGAGATGGAACTAGAGTTTGGGATCTCATGCCCACCAGGTTTGCCTAACGAGCAGTATCAGGAGGACATCCTGGATCTGGAGAAGCGGGACACTGATCTGGGTTGCAGCATGCAGAGTCAGGAGGAGCTAAAGAGGGCACACAGCACCATCAgccagatggaggaggagaagaacaaG CTGGTTGGTCTCCATAAGTCCTGGAGGTCAGGCTGCCACTCTCCTTCCTATCGGCCCACAGCTGGTACTCTCAGTCCAGACTGGAGCTCTCCTCCCTTCCCTGGTTCACCCTTACTCCAGAGACGGACATCCAGAGCTGTGACGCCTCTGTCTGTGGGCGGGGATGGTTCTCCAGGGGGCTCTATGAAGTCATGCAGTCCTTGTCCAAGCCCTATACGCCTGGAATCTGAGACAGAGCGACTGAACAG GTGCATTGAGAGGCTGAGGGCCAGAAATGAACGTTTGACTGCAGCTCTTGAGCGAAGGAAGGGAGAGTCAGATCAGATCAGTATTAAACTAAACAGACTGGAGGCGGACTGCTCTGCCCTGCAGATGGCTCTCAGATACTG TGAGGAGTGTGAGGATGCCTACAGCGAGCTCCTGTCACTTTATGACGCCAAGAAGCAGCAAAGCATTCCTCGGCAGACAGACTCAGCAG AGGCGGTCAGTGACAGGCAGCAGCCCGACACTGAAGAGCTGTCCACCTCCTTCTCAACAGCAGGAGTCCCcgaggaaacagaaacacagagtcaCACAGGGCAGAG GACCCCTGATTTTGGGGTGCGAGAGGCTGTTCTCCGTCAGCAAATCGAGCGCCTGAAAACGGATCGGGCTGCCATTTGTCTACCTAAGCCAAGCCCAGGAGTTCAGAGCAAAATGAGCCATGAATCTGGTCACCCGGCTGGATCAAGAGGAGGACATGTGACTAAAGATGTGGCCAAACCTCCTGATACCAAGAAAGAGAAAGCTTCCCTTTTCTATGAACTCATCTCTGTCAGG GAGGAGATGTCAGATTTGCGCGCTCTAATCCGCCTGAAGGAGAAAGAGCTAAGGTGTCTGGAGTGGGGTTTAATGGCCCAAAAGGCCCAGGATGCAGCTGGAGCTTTCATCCCAGAGAGCTTCAGAGAGGAGGCGGTGGAGGATCCTGAGACCAAACAACAG AGGCTCTGTGAAAATACAGCTCAACTAGGGAGTGATGTGGAAATTGCTGATCCTCGAACCAGACCCATTTTGAAAGAGCTGCAGGCCGTCCTGCAAAG GGAACAAGCCCTGAAGAAGAGATTGGCTTTAGTCCAAGACTCTCTAAACTCAGCTCTGTCAGACAGCACCTCGCACAGGAAAGACAATGGAGAGCAGACTGCTCGACTAACACAAGCTCACAG TAAAGCGTTGAGTTCGTACCGGCAGATTCGCAGGAAGTACCGGGAGCAGGTGTGGAGGCTGGAGCAGAAAGTGGCAGCCATGACGGAGAGTCACCATCATCAGAGTGGAGCGCCAAAAGCGGCAGGGGAGGCCCTGGAGTCGAGAAGGGAAGAGACAGTTTTATGA
- the babam1 gene encoding BRISC and BRCA1-A complex member 1 isoform X2, producing the protein METPEPGPADGEEHVVELRPRTRSNPEGAEDRRSSTGSLGGNNNPNIPQPAVGSRVEGEGEASTSDSPPSSTTTTVSAAIAQTAAPVAVSVAAAAVAAAGATVPLSTAAVTAKERPKPTLHQPTLTTPIPPPAEYQLKVPRVNCPEKVIICLDLSEEMSLPKLESFNGSKTNALNISQKMIEMFVRTKHKIDKRHEFALVVVNDDALWLSGFTSDPRELCSCLYDLDTNVCESFNLEDLLNVIRQKIELPSMDNVQTVPPPYVVRTVLIYSRHAGQLQFNPSEAKMLLSPYFFFDVVYLHNGVDEQGDETSWKDNYTSFCNLDSKGMCYRFEVSLSGPAIELHNCMAKLLAHPLQRPFQSHASYSLLEGEDPQDIEATV; encoded by the exons ATGGAGACGCCAGAGCCGGGCCCAGCTGATGGAGAAGAGCACGTGGTGGAGCTACGACCTCGGACACGCTCCAACCCAGAAGGTGCTGAGGACCGtcgcagcagcacaggcagcctGGGAGGAAACAATAACCCCAACATACCTCAGCCCGCTGTGGGGAGTCGAGTTGAGGGCGAGGGCGAGGCTTCAACAAGCGACAGTCCTCCCAGTTCCACCACCACGACCGTGTCAGCTGCTATAGCTCAGACTGCAGCTCCTGTTGCAGtttcagtagcagcagcagcagtggctgCAGCTGGTGCCACAGTGCCTCTGTCCACAGCTGCTGTGACTGCTAAAGAGAGGCCGAAGCCCACACTGCATCAGCCCACATTGACGACCCCCATCCCTCCCCCAGCAGAGTACCAGCTCAAAGTTCCCCGTGTCAACTGTCCAGAGAAAGTG ATCATCTGCTTAGACCTTTCGGAGGAGATGTCTCTGCCAAAGTTGGAGTCTTTTAATGG GTCTAAAACAAATGCCCTGAACATATCCCAGAAGATGATAGAGATGTTTGTCCGAACTAAACACAAGATCGATAAACGCCATGAGTTTGCTCTGGTAGTGGTGAATGATGACGCTCTGTGG CTGTCAGGCTTCACCTCGGACCCCAGAGAGCTGTGCAGCTGTCTGTACGACCTTGACACCAATGTGTGCGAGTCCTTCA ACCTTGAAGATCTTCTTAATGTAAT ACGTCAGAAGATCGAGTTGCCATCGATGGACAATGTTCAGACCGTCCCTCCTCCTTACGTGGTGCGGACTGTGCTCATCTACAGTCGTCATGCAGGACAGCTACAGTTTAACCCATCGGAGGCT AAAATGCTGCTGTCTccatattttttctttgatgtGGTGTACCTCCACAACGGGGTGGACGAGCAGGGGGATGAGACCAGCTGGAAG gACAACTACACCTCCTTCTGCAACCTGGACTCAAAGGGAATGTGCTATCGCTTCGAGGTTTCCCTGAGTGGACCCGCCATCGAGCTGCACAACTGCATGGCCAAACTTCTGGCTCACCCTCTACAAAGGCCTTTCCAGAGCCACGCGTCTTACAGCCTGCTGGAGGGGGAAGACCCCCAGGACATTGAGGCAACGGTCTAA
- the babam1 gene encoding BRISC and BRCA1-A complex member 1 isoform X1: protein METPEPGPADGEEHVVELRPRTRSNPEGAEDRRSSTGSLGGNNNPNIPQPAVGSRVEGEGEASTSDSPPSSTTTTVSAAIAQTAAPVAVSVAAAAVAAAGATVPLSTAAVTAKERPKPTLHQPTLTTPIPPPAEYQLKVPRVNCPEKVIICLDLSEEMSLPKLESFNGSKTNALNISQKMIEMFVRTKHKIDKRHEFALVVVNDDALWLSGFTSDPRELCSCLYDLDTNVCESFNLEDLLNVIRQKIELPSMDNVQTVPPPYVVRTVLIYSRHAGQLQFNPSEAVSKMLLSPYFFFDVVYLHNGVDEQGDETSWKDNYTSFCNLDSKGMCYRFEVSLSGPAIELHNCMAKLLAHPLQRPFQSHASYSLLEGEDPQDIEATV from the exons ATGGAGACGCCAGAGCCGGGCCCAGCTGATGGAGAAGAGCACGTGGTGGAGCTACGACCTCGGACACGCTCCAACCCAGAAGGTGCTGAGGACCGtcgcagcagcacaggcagcctGGGAGGAAACAATAACCCCAACATACCTCAGCCCGCTGTGGGGAGTCGAGTTGAGGGCGAGGGCGAGGCTTCAACAAGCGACAGTCCTCCCAGTTCCACCACCACGACCGTGTCAGCTGCTATAGCTCAGACTGCAGCTCCTGTTGCAGtttcagtagcagcagcagcagtggctgCAGCTGGTGCCACAGTGCCTCTGTCCACAGCTGCTGTGACTGCTAAAGAGAGGCCGAAGCCCACACTGCATCAGCCCACATTGACGACCCCCATCCCTCCCCCAGCAGAGTACCAGCTCAAAGTTCCCCGTGTCAACTGTCCAGAGAAAGTG ATCATCTGCTTAGACCTTTCGGAGGAGATGTCTCTGCCAAAGTTGGAGTCTTTTAATGG GTCTAAAACAAATGCCCTGAACATATCCCAGAAGATGATAGAGATGTTTGTCCGAACTAAACACAAGATCGATAAACGCCATGAGTTTGCTCTGGTAGTGGTGAATGATGACGCTCTGTGG CTGTCAGGCTTCACCTCGGACCCCAGAGAGCTGTGCAGCTGTCTGTACGACCTTGACACCAATGTGTGCGAGTCCTTCA ACCTTGAAGATCTTCTTAATGTAAT ACGTCAGAAGATCGAGTTGCCATCGATGGACAATGTTCAGACCGTCCCTCCTCCTTACGTGGTGCGGACTGTGCTCATCTACAGTCGTCATGCAGGACAGCTACAGTTTAACCCATCGGAGGCTGTAAGT AAAATGCTGCTGTCTccatattttttctttgatgtGGTGTACCTCCACAACGGGGTGGACGAGCAGGGGGATGAGACCAGCTGGAAG gACAACTACACCTCCTTCTGCAACCTGGACTCAAAGGGAATGTGCTATCGCTTCGAGGTTTCCCTGAGTGGACCCGCCATCGAGCTGCACAACTGCATGGCCAAACTTCTGGCTCACCCTCTACAAAGGCCTTTCCAGAGCCACGCGTCTTACAGCCTGCTGGAGGGGGAAGACCCCCAGGACATTGAGGCAACGGTCTAA
- the plvapb gene encoding plasmalemma vesicle associated protein b, giving the protein MYSSNYSRAKFGQEARESLHKRKGKSCGYYMRIIFFFSSLIQSLIIVSLVLFLIYGQPEKSAEEKRVEDLELNFNRLSENNIQLRKEKGELGAQLGTRTTEKAALETELAKLKTDTNVTEFILKNKLSNCEKRSAVTISMMTRRTSPPIQPPPVVTTSGEMKTLQALISQQTAMIDLIGSNFTYTVRYLNQERDNALKDRDTHHQDAISLRRENTMLKEQLTTYTRKCKEDFTSSLDGIKMVTNEFLNKIKSLFPHQLTFHLTCESQQEQMERIRNKCTNLSRDVENKFQLYLDNVGNKVAEIQALSSRLEVQNLHATSELQQCERTRKEAAAESASGLQRKQKTHDDQVEKLLIEQNRLREQKKLQEDTLALRDREIQTLQQMLPARPNIKVR; this is encoded by the exons ATGTACAGCTCCAACTACTCCCGAGCCAAGTTTGGCCAGGAGGCAAGGGAGTCCCTGCACAAACGCAAAGGAAAGAGCTGCGGTTACTACATGAGAattatcttcttcttctcctctctgatcCAGTCTCTCATCATCGTCAGCCTGGTGCTCTTCCTCATCTATGGACAGCCAGAGAAGTCGGCCGAGGAAAAGAGAGTCGAG GACCTGGAGTTAAACTTCAACAGGCTGAGTGAGAACAACATCCAGCTGAGGAAGGAGAAAGGTGAGCTGGGAGCTCAGCTGGGAACTCGCACCACAGAGAAAGCTGCTCTGGAGACAGAGTTGGCAAAGCTGAAGACTGACACCAACGTGACAGAGTTTatcctaaaaaataaatta TCTAACTGTGAGAAAAGGAGTGCAGTAACAATCAGCATGATGACTCGGCGTACAAGCCCTCCGATCCAGCCCCCTCCTGTGGTCACTACCAGCG GTGAAATGAAGACCCTGCAGGCCCTGATCTCTCAGCAGACAGCCATGATAGACCTCATTGGGTCGAACTTCACCTATACAGTCCGGTACCTGAACCAGGAGAGAGACAATGCCCtcaaagacagagacacacaccaCCAGGATGCCATCTCCCTGCGCAGGGAGAACACCATGCTGAAGGAGCAGCTCACCACCTACACCAG gAAGTGCAAGGAGGACTTTACCAGCTCTTTGGACGGGATCAAAATGGTGACCAATGAGTTTCTGAACAAGATCAAAAGCCTGTTTCCCCACCAGTTGACTTTTCACCTAACCTGCGAGAGCCAGCAGGAGCAGATGGAGAGGATCAGAAACAAATGCACAAACCTGTCCAGAGATGTGGAGAATAAGTTCCAGCTGTATTTGGATAATGTGGGCAACAAG GTGGCTGAGATCCAAGCCCTTTCCAGTCGTCTGGAGGTGCAAAACTTGCATGCGACTTCTGAACTGCAGCAGTGTGAACGTACTCGCAAAGAGGCGGCCGCGGAATCAGCCAGTGGGCTACAGCGCAAACAGAAGACTCACGATGACCAG gtGGAGAAGTTACTGATTGAGCAGAACCGGCTGAGGGAACagaagaagctgcaggaagACACTTTGgccctgagagacagagagattcaGACCCTCCAGCAAATGCTCCCTGCTCGGCCAAATATcaag GTGAGATGA
- the gtpbp3 gene encoding LOW QUALITY PROTEIN: tRNA modification GTPase GTPBP3, mitochondrial (The sequence of the model RefSeq protein was modified relative to this genomic sequence to represent the inferred CDS: substituted 1 base at 1 genomic stop codon) — protein sequence MLPSIYRGIWGAAVHTLRTSRGTPPCRFLSTCDEVPVGLADAESIFALSSGHGRCGVAVVRASGPASATALRCMVGLSRSLPPPRTALLRSIRDPQSKEVLDRGLVFWFPGPHSFTGEDSVEFHIHGGPAVITAVLQALGSVPGMRPAEAGEFTRRAFQAGKLDLTEVEGLGDLIHAETEAQRXQALRQMSGELGYLYQDWTHKLKRCLAHVEAFIDFSEDELIEDGVLNQVDRWVCDLQAEMERHLKDERRGERLRSGVQVVIAGATNAGKSSLLNTLCQRPAAIVSPIAGTTRDIVETALDIGGFPVLLSDTAGLRESPDLVEREGVRRARERVEQADLTLVVADCAHLPSDAQQAAAFLQEHLRSVLPTQEQPESVFPADRYVLVLNKIDLLPEEQRQKLDRQLRRVPGFPPVCLISCQTNEGLHDFLTVLHNSVKALCGDPLSGAPTLTQARHRAHLQQCFAALAQYQRYRDLDLALAAEGVRLALTSLGRITGRVGAEEILDIIFKDFCIGK from the exons ATGCTGCCATCCATTTATCGTGGGATATGGGGAGCTGCTGTCCACACACTAAGGACAAG CAGAGGAACTCCACCTTGCAGATTCTTATCCACCTGCGATGAAGTCCCGGTTGGACTGGCAGATGCTGAGAGCATCTTTGCCTTATCATCAGGCCATGGCAGGTGTGGGGTGGCTGTCGTCAGAGCCAGTGGTCCAGCCTCAGCCACAGCTCTGAGATGTATGGTGGGGCTCTCACGCAGCCTTCCTCCTCCACGCACCGCTCTGTTACGCAGCATCAGAGACCCCCAATCAAAAGAAGTTCTGGACCGTGGACTTGTCTTTTGGTTCCCAG GTCCTCACAGTTTTACAGGAGAGGATAGTGTGGAGTTCCACATCCATGGCGGCCCTGCTGTGATTACTGCTGTCTTACAGGCTCTAG gaaGTGTGCCTGGCATGAGGCCTGCTGAAGCTGGTGAGTTCACTCGGAGGGCCTTTCAAGCAGGGAAACTGGATTTAACAGAG GTGGAGGGGCTTGGAGATCTGATCCATGCTGAGACAGAGGCTCAGAGATGACAGGCTCTGAGGCAGATGTCAGGAGAGCTCGGGTACCTTTATCAGGACTGGACCCACAAACTGAAACGG TGTCTGGCTCATGTTGAGGCCTTCATAGACTTCAGTGAAGATGAATTAATTGAGGATGGGGTCTTAAACCAAG TGGACCGATGGGTGTGTGATCTGCAGGCAGAGATGGAGCGCCACCTAAAAGACGAGAGGAGGGGCGAGCGGTTACGCAGCGGAGTCCAGGTGGTCATTGCAGGAGCCACCAATGCAGGGAAAAGTAGCCTTCTTAACACACTCT GCCAGAGACCTGCAGCAATTGTGTCTCCCATTGCTGGCACCACCAGAGACATAGTAGAGACGGCACTGGACATCGGGGGATTCCCTGTCCTCTTGAGTGACACCGCCGGCCTCAGGGAGAGCCCAGACTtggtggagagagagggggtcCGCCGAGCTCGGGAGAG AGTGGAACAGGCAGATCTGACGCTGGTTGTTGCGGACTGTGCTCACCTCCCCTCTGATGCACAGCAGGCTGCAGCCTTCCTTCAGGAGCACCTCAGGAGTGTCCTGCCCACCCAGGAGCAGCCTGAGTCGG TATTTCCTGCAGACAGGTATGTGCTGGTGCTGAACAAAATTGACCTGCTGCCTGAGGAGCAGAGGCAGAAGCTCGACAGGCAGCTAAGACGAGTCCCTGGattccctcctgtctgtctgatcTCCTGCCAAACTAATGAAGGACTGCATGACTTTCTCACAGTGCTGCACAACAGTGTGAAAGCTTT GTGTGGCGACCCTCTGTCTGGTGCCCCCACCTTGACCCAGGCCCGCCACAGGGCCCACCTGCAGCAGTGTTTTGCGGCCCTGGCTCAGTACCAGCGGTACCGTGACCTCGACCTTGCTCTAGCAGCCGAAGGTGTTCGTTTGGCTCTCACCAGCCTGGGCCGGATCACTGGACGTGTCGGTGCAGAGGAGATCCTAGATATCATCTTCAAAGATTTCTGCATTGGAAAATGA